Within the Paraburkholderia flagellata genome, the region ATAGGTCAACGTGAGCAACGTCTGTGCGTGCAGCGCTGTCGGCATGTCAATGCTGGTCCAGTAGTTATCGGCGCAATGGAGCGCGACATACTTCGCAGTCCTGTCTGCCCCCGCGCGGCGCAGGAATTCGGAGAAACGCACACCGCCCCAATGCCCGATCGCGCTCCATCCTTCGATGCAGATATGGCGTGTGATCTGACTCTCTTGAGGCATCGCCTGCAGTTCGCCGAGCGTCCAGGTGCGTTTGCCGTTAGCGAGTCCGCCCACCTGGAGCCGCCACGTCGCGGAATCGACTTCCGGTACGTCGTCGATGTCATAGAACGCGTTGAACGGGAAAGGCCGCGTGATCATCGACTCCGGATACGTCGGCGCCATCTTGTTCGGATCGAAGAGCAGCGCCTGCACGCGGTCGTTGAAGAACGACATCTTGCGCAGCATGGTATTCACCGACTTGTCGTTCGAGAGATCGCAGCCCGAGAGCATGGCAATGCCGCCGAGCGAGAGTATCTGTTTGCCGAGCAATCGGCGCGCGGGACTCTTCAATTCGCTGCGCGCGTCCTTGATGATCGAATCCGCGTGCGAGACGAGAAACGCATTGGGTTGCTTTTTGCCTGAGCGCATGATCGATTACCGTCCGCGAATCATCAGGAGTAGCGAGCGCGGCACGAATGCAACCATAACGACGTGCACGACGAAAAACGCTACGAGAACGCTCATGGCGAAGAAGTGGACGACACGTGCGTTGTCGTATCCACCCATGAGTGTGCGCAACAGCGGGAACTGAACCGATTTCCATACCGCCAACCCCGAAAGGATCAGGATCGCGATATCCACGATAACCACCACATAGGCCAGCTTTTGAACGGCGTTGTAGCGCGCCAGATCCTCATGCCCCAGTTTGCCGCGCAGCGCGGCGGCAAGATCCTTTGCCAGCGCACCGCAACGGATCGGCAGAAGCTTTCTCCAGAGGCGCTTTGAAAGGATATTGAGGGACATGTAGACGAGATAATTCGCGACCAGCAACCACATGATCGCGAAGTGCCACTGCAATGCGCCACCCAGCCAGCCGCCCAATGTCATGTTCGCGGGAATTTTCAGTCGTGCGAAGACTGGCGAGGCATCATAAATCTGCCACCCGCTTGTCACCATCAGCACGACTGCCACGGCGTTGATCCAGTGTGTCGTGCGAACCCAGAGAGGCTGAATTATCGTTCGGCTCATTTGCAGGCTTCGTGGAAGTTGTTCGTCTGCGATCGGACCTCGCTCGATCTTTCCGAGGTCGCACCGTGTTGCTGGGTAAACCTCACATGTGCGCCCCTATTCCACGGCTGCTGAGAATATTTTCCTTACAGATTTACAACACTCCAATTCGGCTTCCAGGCGCAGAGGAATAAAGGGGGCATGCTGAGCGTTTTCTCGATGTCCTCAGCACGTCACGGGGCGGTGATCCAGTTCAGACAGACTCTTTCGGTGTGAATGGACACGCTGGCAACCCGGCGGTGGCCTGGCTGCCAGTACGGCGGTGTCACACCTTTAGCGGGCGACTGACGCATTCGCGTGCCGCTTGCAAGAGTGGCTCCGCAGCCACGTGTCGTTGGCAGTATTGAGCAGGCGCGATGAGCGACGATCTCTACCCCGGTGCGGCATCAGGCTTCAGCGATCCGGAAGTGCGTGCGCTATCGGCATTCGTCGACGGTGAACTGACGCCAGCGGAACACCGGGCACTAGGAGCACGATTGGCAGTCAACCGGCATGCTGCAATCCTCGTCGCCAGCTATCGCGCGCAGCGGGCCGCCTTGCGCGTACTGTGCGCTGATTCCGCCGCGCAAACGACCAGACCGTACGCGGCGCTGCGCACGCGCGCGTCCTGGCAGCATCGCGCCGCGCTCACCGTCAGCGCGTTCGCCGCGGGCGCCGCCCTTGCAGGGCTCGCCAGTGTGATTTCGACGTCCGTTGCGCCTATTTCGGCACAGATGGCATTTGCCGGGCAAGCCGACCTCGCTTACGCGGTCTACGCGCCCGAGCGGCGTCATCCGGTCGAGGTGACTGCCGCGCGCGAGGGGGCGCTCATCGTCTGGCTCTCGAAGCGCCTGAATCGTCCGCTCTCGGCGCCGTCGCTACGTGAGTACGGCTATGCGCTGCTGGGTGGGCGGCTGTTGCCAGGTATAACCGGGCCAGCCGCGCAACTCATGTACGAAAACGGGGCTGGCGCGCGGCTTGCGCTTTACATGAGCACAACTTCGCAACGCGATATTCCGATCCAACTCCTGCGCGAAGGCGATCGTCGTACGTTCAGTTGGGCAAACGATCATATGGATTACGCGCTCTCCGGGCAGATGACCGAGGGTCAATTGCGCACGATAGCTGCCGACGTGTGCAGCGAGTTGGGCGGACATCCCGAAAAGTGGAGGTAAAGCGTGCTGGATCGCATCCCCATTCGTCGACCTGGCGTGGCCATGGGTCGTCTCAAACCACGCGCAGTCGTAATCGCGATGTTCGCCTGCGCTGCGTGCGCAGCTTTCGGGGTTAGCGCCGATCCAGTCGACGCGTCTTCACCACTGGCACAGTATCGACTCGATCCAGGCCGTTCGGGTGTGACATTCGACGTCACGAACGCCTGGCATTCGAATCTCACGATGCGCTTCAGCCGTATAGGTGCCGAGCTCGATGGATTCCAGGGTTTGGTTTCGGGCCGGGTCATGGTGACGATCGACGCGACAAGCCTCGAAGCGAACGCGCCCTTTGTCACCGGAATCGTCGAAGGCGGCGGCATGCTGGACGTGATGCACTATCCGGCCATTCGCTTCGTCAGCACTCGCCTTGTCCGGACCGGTCCGCTCAATTGCCTTTTGACAGGTAACCTAACGATCCGCTCGACGACGCACCCCGTCACGCTCGACGTCACCTTCGACGCAGACCCACACGAGCCGCCGGGCACACGCCAAACGCTGGCCTTCTCCGCCGACGGCCATTTCAGCCGGGCAGCGTTCGGGCTGACGAAATGGTCCTCCGCTGTCGGGGATGACGTGCACATGAGGATCCGTGCCGAATTCATCAGGGAGCGTGCGGATCCGTGAGTTCTACATTTCCCGCCGGGAGAAGTCATCGCTAACGGAATACAAAAGGGCACCGGCCAGCGGTGCCCGGAGAAGCTAGTGACCGGCGCTTTGACCGCCATCGACGTGAAGAATCTCTCCCGTGATGAACGTTGCGGAATCAAGGAAAAGAATCGCGTCGGCGATATCGCTCATTTCGCCCATGCGCCCCAGCGGATGAAAGGCGCCCAGCGCTTCATGGGTGTCCGGCGCGTGCATCGGCGACTTGATGATCCCCGGCGCGACGGCATTCACGCGAATCCCTTTGCGCGCGTATTCGATTGCCAGCGACTTTGTGGCGGCATTCAGTCCCCCCTTCGTCAGGCACCGGTCACAACGACAACTTTTTGTGATGTGCTCATACCTGCAATCACCCTTTGTTAGCTCGCACCAGCCACTGGTCCAGGCTCACGCGGCCAATTCGCGCGTCGCCGAGCGGTACGAGCGACTGTTCCTCTACGCGCCCGCCGTAGTAGCGCGCGTCTTGATGCGTCACCACAGGGCGCGTGTCACCGAGCGAATTCAAATAACGTTCGACGATCGCGGCGAACGGCTCACGGTCCGGGCCCGCGATATCGACGGTGCCGTTCAGTGGCTCGGCAAGTGCGACCTGCGCGAGGATCGCTGCGACGTCATCCGCGGCGATCGGCTGGAACAGGCCGTCGCCAACGCGCACCGTCCCGTCTACCGTGCCGGAATCAGCAATGGCGCCGATGAATTCCATGAACTGGGTCGCGCGCACGATCGTGTACGGCACGCCCGCCGCCTCAATCGCCTCCTCCTGCGCGACCTTGGCAACGAAATAGGCGTTCTCCGGCGTGCGCTCGCAGC harbors:
- a CDS encoding cytochrome b/b6 domain-containing protein, yielding MSRTIIQPLWVRTTHWINAVAVVLMVTSGWQIYDASPVFARLKIPANMTLGGWLGGALQWHFAIMWLLVANYLVYMSLNILSKRLWRKLLPIRCGALAKDLAAALRGKLGHEDLARYNAVQKLAYVVVIVDIAILILSGLAVWKSVQFPLLRTLMGGYDNARVVHFFAMSVLVAFFVVHVVMVAFVPRSLLLMIRGR
- a CDS encoding anti-sigma factor family protein; its protein translation is MSDDLYPGAASGFSDPEVRALSAFVDGELTPAEHRALGARLAVNRHAAILVASYRAQRAALRVLCADSAAQTTRPYAALRTRASWQHRAALTVSAFAAGAALAGLASVISTSVAPISAQMAFAGQADLAYAVYAPERRHPVEVTAAREGALIVWLSKRLNRPLSAPSLREYGYALLGGRLLPGITGPAAQLMYENGAGARLALYMSTTSQRDIPIQLLREGDRRTFSWANDHMDYALSGQMTEGQLRTIAADVCSELGGHPEKWR
- a CDS encoding YceI family protein — encoded protein: MLDRIPIRRPGVAMGRLKPRAVVIAMFACAACAAFGVSADPVDASSPLAQYRLDPGRSGVTFDVTNAWHSNLTMRFSRIGAELDGFQGLVSGRVMVTIDATSLEANAPFVTGIVEGGGMLDVMHYPAIRFVSTRLVRTGPLNCLLTGNLTIRSTTHPVTLDVTFDADPHEPPGTRQTLAFSADGHFSRAAFGLTKWSSAVGDDVHMRIRAEFIRERADP
- a CDS encoding SDR family oxidoreductase; the protein is MKIVVIGGSGLIGSRLVTLLGEAGHEACAASPRNGVNAVTGEGLSNALADADVVVDVANAPSWEPQAVLDFFRVSTRNLGKAEVAAGVRHHVALSIVGCERTPENAYFVAKVAQEEAIEAAGVPYTIVRATQFMEFIGAIADSGTVDGTVRVGDGLFQPIAADDVAAILAQVALAEPLNGTVDIAGPDREPFAAIVERYLNSLGDTRPVVTHQDARYYGGRVEEQSLVPLGDARIGRVSLDQWLVRANKG
- a CDS encoding molybdopterin-dependent oxidoreductase; its protein translation is MRSGKKQPNAFLVSHADSIIKDARSELKSPARRLLGKQILSLGGIAMLSGCDLSNDKSVNTMLRKMSFFNDRVQALLFDPNKMAPTYPESMITRPFPFNAFYDIDDVPEVDSATWRLQVGGLANGKRTWTLGELQAMPQESQITRHICIEGWSAIGHWGGVRFSEFLRRAGADRTAKYVALHCADNYWTSIDMPTALHAQTLLTLTYDGDVLPPKYGFPAKLRMPTKLGYKNPKHIVAITVTNEYPGGYWENQGYNWFGGS